TGTGTTTATCGAAGGCAGGTTACATCTGTTTGGTATAAATTAAGAAGTGTGAGCAAGTTTTCAAGAAACCCCAAGCAAGTACGATTTTGATTGAGGGAGAGTGCACCAATGGAAGTGTGGCTCAGTTGGATTCTGGGGCTCATTCCAGTTCTAGGTTGGTTGTTGTGGTGGTGGAATGAGATTTGGTATGCATTGCCGGTCGAGCGAAGATGTTCTGTTGCCGGTGTGAAGTTGCCGCCAGGAAACATGGGGTTTCCCCTCTTCGGAGAACTCTTCACCTTCCTCTGGTACTTCAAGATTCTTCGCCGACCAGACGAGTTCATAAACTCTAAAAGACAAAAGTAAGATTGCCATTTGCCATTGAATTTCAGGCTGAAAACTGGTTACATGAACTTATGCAGCATTGTGTTTAAAATAATAAGAAACATGAAACCAAGAGATAGAGCAGTGCTTGTCTCCAGTTACTACTAATGTCTCTGTACATGTTTCAGGTACGGTGATGGAGTAGGACTGTACAGGACTTACCTCTTCGGATCGCCTTGCATCATAACATGCTTCCCATCAGTGAACAAGTTTGTTTTCCGAGCTGACGATGCATTCATCCTGGAATGGCCAAATGCTGAGCTTATGGGTGCCACCTCTGTAGTGATGGTTAACGGAAAGGCACATGCCAGGCTCAGGAGCTTTGTCTTGAATGCCATTAACCGACCTGATGCTCTTCGCCAAATAGCTGCTTTGGTACAGCCTCGTTTGGTCAGTGCCCTTGAGTTGTGGGCCCAAAAAGGCAGAATCTTCGCTTACCATGAAACTAAGAAGGTGTAGTCCATGCTCAACATCACGAGTTCCTAGTTCACATGATTAAATTTTGCCCTTCAGATCATCCTCAAGGTTTTATTCGGAGTTATTAAATATTGTATTTCTTGTTTGATTGCAGGTTACCTTTGAGAACATTGGGAAACTGTTTGTGAGCTTTGAGCCAGGGCCGCAATTGCATAAGATCGAGCAGTTACTTCATGATATGGTTAAAGGGATGAGAGCTCAGCCGCTCAATTTCCCTGGAACTGCGTATCACCACGCTCGGCAGGTTGAATCGAATTGGaacatttaatcttttttctaaTCTGATAAGTCAGCGAATGATGACAACTTGAGTTCTCATTAGCTGGCACAATTACTCTTGCTCTGCGTGCGAGTTTGAAGTTATATTCTTATCCAACAAGTTAAATACAACACTGAAGAGAGTGCAAAATTATCGTTGTGGGGTTAAATTGTCCTAGTTTTTAGCCAAGCTGCCCATTTAAAACCCCAAATGATCTGAAATATTTGCCCAATCCGATATTGCAGTGCCGGAAGAAGGTCGAGGCAATTTTTAGAGTAGagatagagaagagaaaaagccgAAGCGAAGAAACTATCACCGATCTTTTGGACGGGATAAAGCAAATCAAAGATGAGGAAGGCAACAAACTATCTGACCAAGAAGTGCTAGACAACATCATTGCCCTTGTGGTCGGCGGTTATGAGTCCACTACACTTGCATCGATGTGGGCTATTTACTATCTTGCTAAGTATCCCAATGTTCTGAAGAAACTCCGGGTACCGACTTCGTCCATTTTTGTAAAGCTTAGTTATCAGAATCTTATCCACTGTTTCATTGCAACTTGTGAATCTTGAATTGAATGGCAGGAAGAGAACATGACCATCAGCCAGAACAAGAAGGGTGAGTTCATCACAAGTGAAGACATCTCGAGCATGAAATATACTAACCAGGTAAAATGATAGGAGAATTTCAGAGTTTGAGCGGCATTTGACCGCaaatttttgaagctgacaatTAGTGACACACAGGTGGTGGAGGAGACAATAAGAATGGCCAACGTTGCAGCTTTTATATTCAGATTAGCCACTAAGGACGTCGATTACAAAGGTTCGAAATTATCCAAGTCTTGCAGATATATATTATTAGCTTATACGTTACAGCCCTAAGGATGTCGATTACAAAGGTTCGAAATTATCCAAGTCTTGCAGATATATATTATTAGCTTATGCGTTACAGCCCGCAGCTCTACCACGGCATAGATCTTCAAGTTGTTGTTTTATCAAGACTGCCTTTTTATAACACAGATTTTCTCTGCAACTAGTGCATAACTTTGTACCGACTTAGATACATTATTTTAACAAGAACTTTTGTGACTAGCAATACATAATTTGGTGCTGACTGCTGAGTCCATTTCACAGCAATTAAAGATAGAATTTTGCAGTAACGATCTCCAAAAACTTGTGCAGGTTATAGGATACCAAAAGGATGGAAAGTGATTCTGTGGCTCCGATACCTCCACACGAATCCAGAAAACTTTGATGACCCCATGTGCTTTAATCCTGATAGGTGGAATGTAAGGCTCGATATCAATTATGTTCATGGTCAACGcattcactttcctttttccttcttttctctctttcgggCAAACCTGTGTAATACTCAGTCGTGTTCTTCAGGAATCTGTGAAGTCAGGTGCATACCAAGTGTTTGGCGGAGGATCAAGAATCTGCGCAGGAAACATGCTAGCGAGGATTCAACTGG
The sequence above is drawn from the Eucalyptus grandis isolate ANBG69807.140 chromosome 11, ASM1654582v1, whole genome shotgun sequence genome and encodes:
- the LOC104426334 gene encoding ent-kaurenoic acid oxidase 2 codes for the protein MEVWLSWILGLIPVLGWLLWWWNEIWYALPVERRCSVAGVKLPPGNMGFPLFGELFTFLWYFKILRRPDEFINSKRQKYGDGVGLYRTYLFGSPCIITCFPSVNKFVFRADDAFILEWPNAELMGATSVVMVNGKAHARLRSFVLNAINRPDALRQIAALVQPRLVSALELWAQKGRIFAYHETKKVTFENIGKLFVSFEPGPQLHKIEQLLHDMVKGMRAQPLNFPGTAYHHARQCRKKVEAIFRVEIEKRKSRSEETITDLLDGIKQIKDEEGNKLSDQEVLDNIIALVVGGYESTTLASMWAIYYLAKYPNVLKKLREENMTISQNKKGEFITSEDISSMKYTNQVVEETIRMANVAAFIFRLATKDVDYKGYRIPKGWKVILWLRYLHTNPENFDDPMCFNPDRWNESVKSGAYQVFGGGSRICAGNMLARIQLAILLHHLSVGYKWELLNSDAGFVFLPHPAPADRVEVSFSKL